AACATACCTCATATTACGTGCGGGAGATTGTAAATGATAAGCTCCTTTGTGGCGTAAAACATATTCCGTCCAATATACGGATGTTTCCAAAGGTGTTGTACGTTGATCCAATAATAAACGTTGACGGAatcttaaataatgaaataaaattacaagTTTATCAAATTGTTTATAGTTAAgataccagtctatagtctaggctatagtctggtctatagtctagtctttagtctagtctatagtctagtctatagtctagtctatagtctagtctatagtctagtctatagtctagtctatagtctagtctatagtctagtctatagtctagtctatagtctagtctatagtctagtctatagtctagtctatagtctagtctatagtctagtctatagtctagtctatagtctagtctacagtctagtctatagtctagtctatattctagtcttttgtctagtctatagtctattctacaatTTAGACTTCTGTCTTTTATCGAGTCTATAATTCAGTTTAATCTAGTCTCATTCTACTATTATATCTACTCACCTCGCCGCATTTCTATACTGTGGATCATGTATAACTTTCATTATCGACTTATACAACTGAGGCGCACTTAATGTTGACAAATCCAATTTTATCGCATAACCATCAACTTCTGCTTTCGCTGAATTAACATCATGATCACAGAAAACGGGCATAGTTACCACCGGTACTCCATGGAATACAGTTTCATACATGCTCAATAAACCACCATGAGTAACAAATGCTCTTAATTTTGGATGTCCCAAAATGTCTTGCTGTGGTAACCAGCGGctcaatttaacattttctgtaAGTCCTTCAATATCGGCGGCATTACCCTCGTACTTCCATAGAACATGATAAGGTAAACGGGCAAAAGTTTGCACTAGTAAACGTTTTAAAGTGGGTGGCATATTAGCAGCCTTCACAGAAGAACCCATTGAGACATAAATAAAGCCAGATTCACCCGAGGAAGATATAAATTCTTCCAAATCTTTGGGTAAAGGTTTGGCGGGCTTGCAGTGGATGCAGGCTACTTCGGCTACATTGGGATTTAAAGCACGCGGATAGGAGACAACTGCATGAccattttgtaaaatgaaactaacatttttggaaatttcataAGGATGAGGCATATGAGAGCCAAAACGTTCTCTCATAACACGATACACAAAAGCCATAACGATCTATAGTGCATTTTGagaatagaaatatttaatatattaagcaAATCAGTTTCTTTTACAAACAAACCTTATGCATTACGTCTGACAAAATTTGAGCGCCTGTATTTACAGCCCTCTCCAGTAAATTCATGTTATCGGTAAAACTTGTATAGAAATTTGGTGTTACAGCATAAGATCCTGGATTACCAGACTTGGCCAAGCTACCCGTATAAAATCCCACCgtattcatatacataaaaGGTATTTTATATTGATACACCATGCCCAAAGCACATTCCGGAAATGCACCATCCAATATGGCTAAGTCGAAATTACGATTTAATAATGCCTGTGTTTCAGCATCTTCCAACATGGCATCGCATGACtgaaaaaagatataaataaaagaaaaatgtaatatatggaaaataaaacagaaaaaaatgaattataaaaCAACCTTGAACCATACAAGTGTgtgagtaaaattttatttatgattttttttagaaaaacatgtTACGTGCAACTTGTTGTaacaactttttgtttttttttttaatttacttcttCTTATGTGgtatgttcatatgtattaTGATTAAATTGACGGTAGGAAATTTTTGCTAAACATTTTTGTAGActgtagataagactatagactagactatagactagactattgactagactatggactggactatagactagactatagactagactatagactagactatagactagactatagactacactatagactagactatagactagactatagactagactatagactagactatagactagactatagactagactatagactagactatagactagactatagactagactatagactagactatagactagactacactacagactacactatagactactagactagactatagactagactataaactagactatagactagactatagactagactatagactagactatagacaagattatagactagactatagactagactatagactagactttatactatacTTTAGGCTGGAgaactttcttttaaaataaattttatcgagaAGTttctaggaaaaaaaaagaaagaattgaacactttaaaatattactaaCATGTTTTTGTGAGTGCTTTCAACAAATTAGGCGCAATTATATATTGTAATTCCAATATAATAGTACTAACTAATAAATAGCTTTAACTATTAatatgaatttcaaaatatttggatttttgtcttactaaaaaacaacaattaatcATTTTGAATACAACTAAAGTAATTAATGACTGTAAATTGGTCAAGTCAGCAAGTGACGACAAAATGATTaagttataaagaaaatttattaactatACAACACATTTGTCGATGAAAACAAAACCCGCATATTTATGttacactttaaaataaaaacgctACTCACCTCGAAAGCATAACGGACACCATCCCATACAGATATTGGCATTTCACCTGACATTCTTGCCCCCAGCAGATCccaatttgtataattttgtatgtattcaACTAGACCGGCCGGTGTGACCTCGTGCAAACCGTTAATATGAAAATCGGAGGGAAAACCATTTAAGAAAGTTATATTGTGACctctggaaaaaaataaaaataaaacaaaaacaaatgtaaaagtgtgctaaaattacattaaaaagtaataaaatttttttaccctACACTTGCAGAagagatattttagttaatttagttTAATGTCGTAGATCGCACAACATCTGctactcataaaattttatgtggaattttttaaaaaatgcaatttttgttcttttgttcattttcaaatgaattttaaataatttacaattgaaGTTTTTTAGCACGCATCATAAAATATGATTAATTTATTGTCCAAATATGACAAATTGACAGTTTTTTAACATTGTGCAagtattcaaacattttttcttattgaaatattttaggcttttgtttcaattttccTTTGTTAATGTTTCAATACTTTTTTACATACAAGTTTATTGGCCTTTATTTAGAATcggaaaaatgtttacatgattcaaaacaaaacttatgatgaaataacatttattgttgtttaaagtTCACATTGGGGCAGTATTGCAATAATTTGGCTGACATTTGTAAAATGCAAAAGTAAATTAAAGGGTCCAGATCTGCCAGTCTTTCTATCTGTCTATACAATTGTACTGGCTGTGGCTTAAACCCAAATCGAGGAAAGAGTTTAAGCTCGCTGTAGAGTTGCATTGCAACCAACTGCCGTGACCCAAAGATCGGTTGGAGTTTATATAGTCTCCGCGTCAAACCAAGGAGAATGACATATCAAAATGCATGACTTCATGCTAATTCAGTATCTTCCGTAGTTATTGTACCGGCTGTATAGGGGGGCATTGATCGACGCATTGTCACTGGTGTTTAGAGCACTGTAGACATAGACCGTCAAGGAAGGCGCTCAAGTAAATCACTGTTATTGTATCCCGAGGAAAAAGAGCTGTTACCAAAAACTCTAGTTTACGGGGACTACAAACTGTTGATGATCAAATGTTTACTTGacctttccttggaatgatttggcatggggTCAAACCAGAGCAATCTGGATTCCTAAACATGTTGAGTACTCATACTCTTTTCATAATAGGGTAGGCCAGTATAAGTTGGGGAATTTTCAGGTTGACACTCGTTTATTCCGTAGATTGTTCTTTATACCCTGAGAGGGGAACTGATGTATGTTGATGAACGACCAAACTCCGCAGAAGACTAGTACTGATTTACTGTTGCCATCTCATGCTACGCGATTTGTGGTTGAGGTCCATCACCTAACTTGTCGGAACAATTATTGGGttttaattgactttggaaattcctacatCCTTTGTCACATTATCTCGACATCAAAAGGAATCCTGATTTATTGACTGGGTATTTTGGACTACAAAATACGTCTCTTGGTGCTTTTGCCAAATCAGCAGGACCATCTCAGTAGTGAGGTTTGTACTAATTGGTATGGGTCATTAACTAACGTCTTTTACCTTGGTTTcttatatactatagtccagattatattatagaccagtctataccAAAGTCcagtctatgctatagtccaaactatactatagtccagacaatactttagcccagactatactataatccagattacactatagcctagactttactatagtcaggctttactatagtccagactgcacTATAGTCCAACTTTActagagtccagactatactatagtccagactatactatagtccagactatactatagtctagactatacaatagtccagactatactatagtccagactatactatagtccagactatactatagtccagactatactatagtccagactatactatagtccagactatactatagtccagactatactatagtccagactatactatagtccagactatactatagtccagactatactatagtccagactatactatagtccagactatactatagtccagactatactatagtccagactatgctatagtccagactatactaaagtccagactacactatagtcaaaCTTTACTACAGTCcagattatactatagtccagactatactatagtccagactatactacagtctagactttactatagaccagactatactatagtccacactattctatagttcacactatactatagtccacactatactATACTCCAGTTTATATTATAGTccggtctatactatagtccagactataatatagtccaaactgtactatagtccaggctattcCATAGCCCAAACTTTAGTTAAAACTACAATATAGTCCAGAGTGTAATaaagtttagactatactatactatagtccagactatattatagttcaaacagttctataatccagacagTACCATGTTATAGAATATtctttagtccaaactatactACAGTCcacactaaactatagttcaaactacaTACACATAAAGGCTTTAGACCAGATATTGTTCAAGAAGACTATAGTTCAGGATATAAACTAACGCAACTCTTTTATACATTAGAAACACCATTACAACTTTCCaattgtaaagtttttaaaattaaactcacCTGTGTATTAAACCTTTTGCTAATTCCCAAAAGGGAATTTTATGTGATTTTGTGCCACCCATGGTAACCATTAGTATGTCTGCTGTTAAACAACTCCCCAGACATAACAGTAGCACTGtgccaaatataaaatatttcatgctaaaaagaaaaacaaaacaag
The window above is part of the Lucilia cuprina isolate Lc7/37 chromosome 6, ASM2204524v1, whole genome shotgun sequence genome. Proteins encoded here:
- the LOC111685075 gene encoding UDP-glucosyltransferase 2 translates to MKYFIFGTVLLLCLGSCLTADILMVTMGGTKSHKIPFWELAKGLIHRGHNITFLNGFPSDFHINGLHEVTPAGLVEYIQNYTNWDLLGARMSGEMPISVWDGVRYAFESCDAMLEDAETQALLNRNFDLAILDGAFPECALGMVYQYKIPFMYMNTVGFYTGSLAKSGNPGSYAVTPNFYTSFTDNMNLLERAVNTGAQILSDVMHKIVMAFVYRVMRERFGSHMPHPYEISKNVSFILQNGHAVVSYPRALNPNVAEVACIHCKPAKPLPKDLEEFISSSGESGFIYVSMGSSVKAANMPPTLKRLLVQTFARLPYHVLWKYEGNAADIEGLTENVKLSRWLPQQDILGHPKLRAFVTHGGLLSMYETVFHGVPVVTMPVFCDHDVNSAKAEVDGYAIKLDLSTLSAPQLYKSIMKVIHDPQYRNAARFRQRLLLDQRTTPLETSVYWTEYVLRHKGAYHLQSPARNMSWLQYYLIDVAALYAAALYAIYFLMRRVFARFDVIRSLHTPTKAKRM